Proteins encoded together in one Balaenoptera ricei isolate mBalRic1 chromosome 2, mBalRic1.hap2, whole genome shotgun sequence window:
- the PIF1 gene encoding ATP-dependent DNA helicase PIF1 produces the protein MLSGTEAAAAECADAELRCRVAVEELSPGGQPRRRQALRTAELRLGRNERRELMLRLQAPGPAGRPRCFPLRAARLFTRFAASGRSTLRLPADGAPRTGAVQLLLSDCPPDRLRRFLRTLRLKLAAAPGPGPASARTQLLGPRPRDFVTISPVQPEELRRAAATCVTDSTPVKQPTEPRSGAKPSTEVRRWPLPVKKLSLPPTKPQLSREQAAVLRVVLKGQSIFFTGSAGTGKSYLLKRILGSLPPTGTVATASTGVAACHIGGTTLHAFAGIGSGHAPLAQCVALAQRPGVRQGWLNCQRLVIDEISMVEADLFDKLEAVARAVRQQNKPFGGIQLIICGDFLQLPPVTKGSQPPQFCFQAKSWRRCVPVTLELTEVWRQTDETFISLLQAVRLGRCSDEVTRQLRATAAHRVGRDGIVATRLCTHQDDVALTNERQLQKLPGEVHSFEAMDSDPEQARTLDAQCPVSQLLQLKLGAQVMLVKNLAVSRGLVNGARGVVVGFEAEGRGLPQVRFLCGVTEVIRADRWMVQATGGRLLSRQQLPLQLAWAISIHKSQGMSLDCVEISLGRVFASGQAYVALSRARSLQGLCVLDFDPMVVRCDPRVLSFYATLRQDRGLSLESPDDDEAASDQENVDPNL, from the exons ATGCTGTCGGGCACCGAGGCAGCGGCAGCGGAATGCGCGGACGCGGAGCTGCGGTGCCGTGTTGCTGTGGAGGAGTTGAGCCCGGGCGGGCAGCCGCGAAGGCGCCAGGCCCTACGCACCGCGGAGCTGAGACTGGGTCGTAACGAGCGCCGCGAGTTGATGCTGAGGCTGCAGGCGCCCGGGCCCGCGGGGCGGCCGCGGTGCTTTCCCCTGCGCGCCGCGCGCCTCTTCACGCGCTTCGCCGCGTCCGGGCGCAGCACTCTTCGGCTTCCAGCCGACGGCGCTCCCCGGACCGGCGCCGTGCAGCTGCTGCTCTCCGACTGCCCCCCTGACCGCCTGCGCCGCTTCCTGCGCACTCTGCGCCTCAAGCTGGCCGCGGCCCCGGGTCCCGGGCCGGCCTCCGCCCGCACGCAGCTGCTTGGCCCGCGGCCCCGCGACTTCGTCACCATCAGCCCGGTGCAGCCCGAGGAGCTGCGGCGCGCGGCGGCCACTTGTGTCACGGACTCCACGCCGGTGAAGCAGCCCACGGAGCCCCGGTCGGGGGCCAAGCCCAGCACC GAAGTCCGAAGGTGGCCCCTGCCTGTGAAGAAGCTGAGCTTGCCCCCCACCAAACCACAGCTTTCCAGGGAACAGGCTGCTGTGCTGAGGGTTGTCCTGAAAGGCCAGAGCATTTTCTTCACTGGGAGTGCAG GGACGGGGAAATCTTATCTGCTGAAGCGTATCCTGGGCTCACTGCCTCCCACAGGCACTGTGGCCACTGCCAGCACTGGGGTGGCAGCCTGCCACATCGGGGGTACTACCCTCCATGCCTTTGCAG GCATTGGCTCGGGCCACGCTCCCCTGGCCCAGTGTGTGGCCCTGGCCCAGCGGCCAGGTGTGCGGCAGGGCTGGCTGAACTGCCAGCGGCTAGTCATTGATGAGATCTCCATGGTGGAAGCGGACCTATTTGACAAGCTGGAGGCCGTGGCCAG AGCTGTCCGGCAGCAGAACAAGCCATTCGGAGGGATCCAGCTTATCATCTGTGGGGACTTCCTGCAGCTGCCGCCTGTAACCAAGGGATCCCAGCCCCCGCAGTTCTGCTTCCAG GCCAAGAGCTGGAGGAGATGTGTCCCAGTGACCCTGGAGCTGACAGAGGTGTGGAGGCAGACGGACGAGACCTTCATCTCTCTGCTGCAAGCTGTGCGGCTGGGCAG GTGCTCAGATGAGGTCACCCGCCAGCTCCGGGCTACGGCTGCCCACAGGGTGGGGCGAGATGGGATTGTGGCCACGAGGCTCTGCACCCACCAGGATGATGTGGCCCTTACCAACGAGAGGCAGCTGCAGAAACTACCAG GTGAGGTACATAGCTTTGAGGCCATGGACAGTGACCCTGAGCAAGCCCGGACCCTGGATGCCCAGTGTCCCGTCAGCCAGCTCCTTCAGCTAAAGCTGGGGGCTCAG GTGATGCTGGTGAAGAACTTGGCAGTGTCTCGGGGCCTGGTAAATGGTGCCCGAGGGGTGGTAGTTGGGTTCGAAGCCGAGGGGAGAG GGCTGCCCCAGGTGCGGTTCCTGTGTGGAGTCACCGAGGTCATCCGTGCTGACCGCTGGATGGTGCAGGCCACTGGGGGCCGGCTTCTCAGCCGGCAGCAGCTGCCCCTCCAGCTGGCCTGGGCCATATCCATCCACAAGAGCCAG GGCATGTCCCTGGATTGCGTGGAGATCTCTCTGGGCCGTGTGTTTGCCAGCGGCCAGGCCTATGTGGCCCTTTCCCGGGCCCGCAGCCTGCAGGGCCTGTGTGTGTTGGACTTTGACCCCATGGTGGTTCGCTGTGACCCCCGTGTGCTGAGCTTCTATGCTACCCTGCGGCAGGACAGGGGCCTCAGCCTG GAGTCCCCAGATGACGATGAGGCAGCCTCAGACCAGGAGAACGTGGACCCGAACCTTTGA